One bacterium genomic region harbors:
- a CDS encoding T9SS type A sorting domain-containing protein yields MRTLKISLLVFILSISISAQWYQQNSGNSQALYGLDFTDSLNGTAVGGTGIIIRTTNGGDDWLTQISGTTNDLLGVSFIDEYNGFAVGTYGTILKTTNGGQNWLELTSGTNYTFLGIQMLNENVAVAVGYFGTILKTVDGGQTWIPKSSGTGKHINNISFVDVNNGIAVGGTTQGGIILKTTDGGETWMTKLEGMPEELFGVSFVDINNCSVVGGYWTLYFRTKIILRTFDGGDNWNVQLFETVNPLRGVSCTDSINGSAVGEYGVVFRTTNAGLSWINQPSSTDNTLIAVSFTDANHGWAVGWNGTVLHTNNGGTPVELISFTATLDVNKIILNWSTATETNNSGFEILRKTQNDSEEWNKICFVPGHGTTTETQNYSFTDNDVKPGKYQYKLKQIDYDGTFEYSQIVEVEIPFANRFSLQQNYPNPFNPVTKIKYSFPAVETRHASSLQLVTLKVYDILGREVTTLVNEEKSAGDYEVEFNAATLPTGIYFYQLKAGQFSKTRKMVLLR; encoded by the coding sequence ATGCGAACCCTTAAAATATCTCTCCTGGTTTTTATTCTTTCGATTAGTATATCTGCACAGTGGTATCAGCAAAATAGTGGAAACAGTCAAGCTCTTTATGGATTAGACTTCACGGATTCACTCAATGGAACTGCAGTTGGTGGAACTGGAATAATTATTAGAACAACGAATGGTGGGGATGACTGGCTTACACAAATAAGTGGAACAACTAATGATTTATTAGGGGTTTCATTCATTGATGAATACAACGGCTTTGCAGTTGGGACTTATGGAACTATCCTAAAAACAACTAATGGAGGACAAAACTGGTTAGAACTAACTAGTGGGACAAATTATACATTCTTGGGAATCCAAATGCTAAATGAAAATGTTGCAGTTGCTGTAGGATATTTTGGAACAATATTAAAAACTGTCGATGGTGGGCAAACGTGGATTCCAAAGTCAAGCGGTACTGGAAAGCATATTAATAACATATCATTTGTGGATGTGAACAATGGAATTGCAGTTGGAGGAACCACACAAGGTGGGATTATTCTTAAAACAACAGATGGTGGCGAAACTTGGATGACAAAACTTGAGGGAATGCCTGAAGAATTATTCGGTGTATCTTTCGTTGATATTAATAATTGTTCAGTTGTCGGTGGATATTGGACTTTATATTTTAGAACAAAAATTATACTTAGAACTTTTGATGGCGGGGATAATTGGAATGTCCAATTATTCGAAACAGTTAATCCACTTCGGGGCGTCTCTTGTACTGATTCAATTAATGGATCAGCTGTTGGAGAATATGGAGTAGTGTTTAGGACAACAAATGCGGGACTAAGTTGGATTAATCAACCTAGTTCAACGGATAATACTTTAATAGCAGTATCATTTACAGATGCAAACCATGGATGGGCCGTTGGCTGGAATGGTACGGTTTTACATACAAATAATGGTGGAACACCAGTAGAATTAATTTCATTTACTGCTACTTTAGATGTAAATAAAATAATTCTCAACTGGTCAACAGCAACAGAAACTAACAACTCTGGTTTTGAGATTCTTCGCAAAACTCAGAATGACAGCGAAGAATGGAATAAAATATGTTTTGTTCCCGGACACGGAACAACAACAGAAACTCAAAATTACTCTTTTACAGATAACGATGTTAAACCGGGCAAGTATCAATACAAACTAAAACAAATTGATTACGATGGAACGTTTGAGTATTCACAAATTGTAGAAGTCGAGATTCCATTTGCAAATAGATTTTCTCTACAGCAAAACTACCCCAACCCGTTTAATCCAGTTACAAAAATAAAATATTCATTTCCTGCCGTAGAGACGAGGCATGCCTCGTCTCTACAACTGGTAACGCTAAAAGTTTACGACATACTCGGAAGAGAAGTTACAACACTTGTTAACGAAGAAAAATCCGCTGGTGATTATGAAGTTGAATTTAACGCTGCAACTCTTCCAACCGGGATTTATTTTTATCAGTTGAAAGCTGGTCAGTTTTCTAAGACAAGAAAAATGGTTTTGCTGAGATGA
- the feoB gene encoding ferrous iron transport protein B yields MKTEIGIQTPLITLVGPPNSGKTTLFNLLSGKNYKTVNYPGSTVEYYTSKILPKYKIDAEVLDSPGIVSLIPESLDEKVAVDSLYSHPKLGRPDLVIVTVDSCQLSRHLLLPKQLISSGFNVIIVLTMADILKKRGLKVSERKLSEALNCDVVLVNGRSKEGIEKLIGLINNNLIHNDKASRKILPYNGLNDNTRLLDSFSEIEKIVHGVYEPLTSDRNIDLKSANKELQVLQPDTTSTNFPIDEVTLKIDKILLHRFWGFVIFLIVMGVTFTSIFWLAQPLMNLVDELFSNLNSLVVENFEKGWFTYLVSDGIISGTGSVLVFVPQILILFLILGLLEDSGYLARGAMLIDKPLSKVGLNGRSFVPMLSGYACAIPAIIAARTIPNRKERLFTIFIIPLMSCSARLPVYALLIAYIIPQDKLWLGGIILGGIYLLSMIISMMVAWSVNKFSKKIFKEQESSSFILELPSYRIPKLSSVINHTYNSSKQYILKAGPMILGFSLILWFLTFFPNINPAVETAGLPSDQAENLIRAERLENSFASDLGKIIQPVMTPIGMDWRIGVSLISAFAAREVFVSSLALTFKVTSDIEQEQNTLLNSLRSARIESTGQQLFTTATSIGLIVFFIFALQCLSTVAVSKKETGGWKIPLLQVTIFTSLAYVMTLITVNGLRFLGIQ; encoded by the coding sequence ATGAAAACTGAAATCGGTATTCAGACTCCTCTGATTACATTAGTCGGTCCTCCAAATTCAGGAAAAACGACTCTCTTTAATCTTCTAAGTGGAAAAAATTATAAGACGGTAAACTATCCAGGTTCCACCGTAGAATATTACACAAGTAAAATCCTTCCTAAATATAAAATAGACGCAGAGGTACTTGATTCACCCGGAATTGTCAGCTTAATTCCTGAATCTCTCGATGAAAAAGTAGCTGTCGATTCGTTGTATTCACATCCAAAGCTTGGCAGGCCTGATCTGGTTATAGTTACAGTTGACTCCTGCCAGCTTTCAAGACATCTCTTATTACCGAAACAATTAATTAGTTCAGGATTCAATGTTATCATTGTTTTAACGATGGCTGACATCCTCAAGAAGCGAGGATTAAAAGTATCCGAACGTAAATTGAGTGAAGCATTGAATTGCGATGTTGTTCTGGTGAATGGAAGATCAAAAGAAGGAATAGAAAAATTAATAGGATTGATAAACAATAATTTAATTCATAACGATAAAGCTTCGAGAAAAATATTGCCGTACAACGGCCTGAATGATAATACCAGATTACTTGATTCGTTCAGTGAGATTGAAAAAATCGTTCATGGTGTTTATGAACCTTTAACCTCTGACAGAAATATTGATTTAAAATCCGCTAACAAAGAACTGCAAGTTTTGCAACCGGATACCACGTCAACTAACTTCCCGATTGATGAAGTCACGTTAAAAATTGACAAAATATTGTTACACCGGTTTTGGGGATTTGTCATTTTTCTAATTGTTATGGGTGTTACGTTTACGAGCATTTTTTGGCTGGCGCAACCACTCATGAACCTGGTCGATGAATTATTTTCAAATCTCAACAGCCTTGTTGTTGAAAATTTTGAAAAGGGTTGGTTCACATACCTGGTATCTGATGGTATTATTTCCGGAACCGGTTCTGTACTTGTATTCGTTCCGCAAATCTTAATTTTATTTTTAATTCTCGGATTGCTTGAAGATTCGGGTTATCTTGCGCGCGGTGCAATGCTGATTGATAAACCATTATCCAAAGTTGGTTTAAATGGAAGATCATTTGTTCCAATGTTATCAGGATATGCATGTGCAATTCCAGCAATCATTGCAGCAAGAACAATTCCTAATCGCAAAGAAAGATTATTTACCATCTTCATCATTCCCTTGATGAGCTGCAGTGCAAGATTGCCGGTATATGCATTGTTGATTGCGTACATTATTCCTCAGGATAAGCTCTGGTTGGGTGGAATTATTCTTGGAGGAATTTATCTACTTAGCATGATTATATCAATGATGGTTGCATGGAGCGTTAATAAATTTTCGAAAAAAATTTTTAAGGAACAGGAATCATCATCATTTATTCTTGAACTTCCTTCATATCGAATACCGAAATTGAGCTCAGTAATAAATCACACATACAATAGTTCAAAGCAGTATATTCTTAAAGCCGGTCCGATGATTTTAGGATTTTCATTAATTCTCTGGTTCCTCACTTTCTTCCCGAATATAAATCCTGCGGTTGAAACAGCGGGTTTACCTTCTGATCAAGCAGAGAATCTGATTCGTGCGGAAAGACTTGAGAACTCCTTCGCCTCAGATCTTGGTAAAATCATTCAACCGGTAATGACACCTATCGGGATGGATTGGAGAATTGGCGTATCGCTTATATCTGCATTTGCAGCACGAGAAGTTTTTGTTTCATCGCTGGCATTAACTTTTAAAGTCACTTCGGATATTGAACAAGAACAGAATACTTTACTTAATTCGTTAAGAAGCGCAAGAATTGAATCAACAGGACAACAACTATTTACCACGGCTACATCTATCGGTCTGATTGTATTTTTCATTTTTGCACTTCAATGCTTATCGACAGTGGCAGTTTCAAAAAAAGAAACTGGTGGCTGGAAAATACCTCTCCTGCAAGTAACAATATTTACTTCATTGGCTTATGTAATGACATTAATTACTGTCAATGGGTTAAGATTTTTGGGAATACAATGA
- the asnS gene encoding asparagine--tRNA ligase, with product MQKVFINKLKDYVGQEVTLHGWLFNKRSSGKIRFVILRDGTGYVQCVYFKGNVSEEIFELADKIGQESSIIVTGRVKEDARQVGGVEIDATGLTVIQDAKDYPITPKEHGPEFLLDNRHLWLRSKRQVAIMRIRHRIIKAIRDFFDERDFVLMDPPILTPNAVEGTSTLFETPYFDLGNAYLTQSGQLYAEAGAMAHGKVYTFGPTFRAEKSKTRRHLTEFWMCEPEVAYADLNDDMDLAESMLEYIVQTVLKERAEELKILERDTTKLEKVVRPFPRISYDEAVEILHKNGVKFEWGNDFGAPDETVIVQQFDKPVMVHRYPAEVKAFYMKRDPENPKVALAVDVLAPEGYGEIIGGSQREDSLDELIARIKEHNLPQEVFEWYLDLRRYGTVPHAGFGIGLERTVSWICGLDHLREAIPFPRMIYRNTP from the coding sequence ATGCAGAAAGTATTCATCAATAAACTAAAAGACTACGTTGGTCAGGAAGTTACGCTTCACGGCTGGCTTTTCAACAAGCGTTCAAGCGGAAAAATCAGGTTTGTAATTTTAAGAGACGGAACCGGTTATGTTCAGTGTGTTTACTTCAAAGGAAATGTTTCGGAAGAAATTTTTGAATTGGCTGATAAGATTGGACAGGAATCTTCCATAATCGTAACAGGAAGAGTTAAAGAAGATGCGCGACAGGTTGGCGGAGTTGAAATTGATGCAACCGGTTTGACAGTTATCCAGGATGCAAAAGATTATCCAATCACTCCAAAAGAACACGGACCGGAATTCTTACTCGATAATCGTCATCTCTGGCTTCGTTCAAAAAGACAGGTTGCGATAATGAGAATTCGTCATCGCATAATAAAAGCTATCAGAGATTTTTTTGATGAACGCGATTTCGTTTTGATGGATCCGCCGATACTCACTCCAAATGCTGTTGAAGGAACATCAACATTATTTGAAACTCCGTACTTCGATCTTGGAAATGCTTATTTAACTCAGTCGGGACAGCTTTACGCAGAAGCCGGGGCAATGGCTCACGGGAAAGTTTATACTTTCGGTCCAACATTCAGAGCCGAGAAATCAAAAACAAGAAGACACTTAACCGAATTCTGGATGTGTGAACCTGAAGTTGCGTATGCAGATTTAAATGACGATATGGATTTAGCAGAATCAATGCTTGAGTACATTGTTCAAACAGTTTTGAAGGAAAGAGCGGAAGAGTTAAAAATTCTTGAACGTGATACAACAAAGTTGGAAAAAGTTGTTCGTCCGTTTCCAAGAATCAGTTATGATGAGGCAGTTGAAATTCTCCACAAGAACGGAGTAAAGTTTGAGTGGGGAAATGACTTCGGTGCACCGGATGAAACAGTAATTGTCCAGCAGTTCGACAAGCCGGTAATGGTTCATCGTTATCCTGCAGAAGTAAAAGCATTTTATATGAAACGCGATCCGGAAAATCCGAAAGTCGCACTTGCAGTTGATGTTCTTGCACCTGAAGGTTACGGTGAAATAATTGGTGGAAGCCAAAGAGAAGATAGTCTTGATGAACTGATTGCAAGAATTAAAGAGCACAATCTTCCTCAGGAAGTCTTCGAATGGTATCTTGATCTAAGAAGATATGGAACTGTTCCTCACGCTGGATTCGGAATCGGTCTCGAACGAACTGTAAGCTGGATTTGCGGACTCGACCATTTAAGGGAAGCGATTCCGTTCCCGAGGATGATTTACCGTAATACGCCGTGA
- a CDS encoding ferrous iron transport protein A has product MRTAAELNYREKGIISEIDPSHPSSKRILEHGFTPGQIIELMCKSTFNDPIAVSIRGTLIAIRKSEAGCIKLK; this is encoded by the coding sequence ATGCGTACAGCAGCAGAACTTAACTACAGAGAAAAGGGAATTATTTCAGAAATTGATCCTTCCCATCCATCCAGTAAAAGAATTTTGGAACACGGTTTCACACCAGGTCAAATTATTGAGTTAATGTGTAAATCGACTTTCAACGATCCAATCGCAGTATCAATTCGCGGTACTTTAATAGCGATTAGAAAAAGCGAAGCTGGTTGCATTAAGCTTAAATGA
- a CDS encoding NADH-quinone oxidoreductase subunit J, whose product MTLEVLLFIIFASICAVSAVLMVTRPNPIISALFLVINFCSLAGLYLTLNAQFIAVAQVIVYAGAIMVFFLFVIMLLNPEREKRFFEQKKKLRIFVIAVVALVLLQVIYIIFLSSPSEKISSDAARSIETGTIENIGREMFTNYILPFEAAGYLLLAATIGALVLAKKKFE is encoded by the coding sequence ATGACTTTAGAGGTATTGCTTTTCATAATCTTCGCTTCTATCTGTGCTGTCTCAGCAGTATTGATGGTTACCAGGCCAAACCCGATTATTTCAGCACTGTTCCTGGTTATAAATTTTTGTTCACTTGCCGGATTGTATCTTACATTAAATGCTCAATTTATTGCTGTTGCACAGGTTATTGTTTATGCCGGCGCGATTATGGTATTCTTTCTCTTTGTAATTATGCTTCTTAATCCTGAAAGAGAAAAAAGATTTTTTGAGCAGAAAAAAAAGCTCAGAATATTTGTAATTGCCGTTGTTGCTTTAGTCCTGTTGCAGGTTATCTATATAATCTTTCTCTCGAGCCCGTCTGAAAAAATTTCATCCGATGCTGCCCGAAGTATTGAAACGGGAACGATTGAAAATATCGGAAGGGAAATGTTCACCAATTACATTTTGCCATTTGAAGCTGCTGGTTATTTACTTCTTGCAGCAACGATTGGCGCATTAGTTTTAGCAAAAAAGAAATTCGAATAA
- a CDS encoding GAF domain-containing sensor histidine kinase translates to MLDADIKLPRFKEVVESTHFKSYSPDQVFYNFDCTSKKYSFINPAVSRLLGYNTTELNEIKFENIVITKYDEYSSKYPANGKKDRPQIEERLTVYFIETKCGDKKWIEDNSITYFDSDNSKLSRVGLLRDVSEKLREEKLKQIILEILEAANSEKNLSELFKFIHSCIKKLMKADNFYIAYYKRDSDLLTFPYFVDEVDNDSSSKKLGKGLTEYVLRTGKSALVDLHKDEDLRRKGEIELIGPQSPIWLGVPLKIKEKTIGVLVVQDYKDPKTYTPAHQQILDVISYPISRAIERKIVEEERKEMIVKLKEMNTSKDRLFSLISHDLRSPFNSLLGFAEILRTDFENLTHRDIKEYINVINDSSNTLFEMTNNLLHYSRLQLNKYDYIPKKVLLNEVINEAIESLRYRIQKKNISIRVELKQNYLLVADEEMLITTFRNVISNALKFSQRQSSIKIFAEEAHDNSTDSLSAQISISDEGIGISEENQILINSGVMFSTQGTEKEPGSGLGLLLTKKYVELNKGRLEILSSEGQGTTVVITFPSIKP, encoded by the coding sequence TTGTTAGATGCAGATATAAAATTACCTCGATTTAAAGAGGTCGTTGAATCAACACATTTCAAGTCTTACTCTCCGGACCAGGTATTTTATAATTTCGATTGTACATCGAAAAAATATAGTTTTATTAATCCTGCAGTCAGCAGACTACTCGGTTATAATACTACTGAATTGAATGAGATAAAATTTGAAAACATCGTGATTACAAAGTATGATGAATACAGCTCAAAATATCCGGCGAATGGTAAAAAGGATAGACCGCAAATAGAAGAACGATTGACCGTCTACTTTATTGAAACAAAATGCGGTGACAAAAAGTGGATCGAGGATAACTCAATAACTTACTTCGATTCTGATAATTCAAAATTATCTCGTGTAGGTCTTCTGCGGGATGTTAGTGAAAAGTTGAGGGAAGAAAAACTTAAGCAGATTATTTTGGAAATTCTTGAAGCAGCTAATTCAGAAAAGAATTTAAGTGAGCTTTTTAAGTTTATTCACTCCTGCATAAAAAAATTAATGAAAGCAGATAACTTTTATATTGCTTATTATAAAAGAGATTCAGACCTGTTGACATTCCCTTATTTTGTTGACGAAGTTGACAATGATTCTTCTTCCAAAAAACTTGGAAAGGGACTTACAGAATACGTTTTGAGAACCGGTAAATCAGCATTGGTTGATCTGCACAAAGATGAGGATCTTCGCAGGAAAGGCGAGATAGAATTAATTGGTCCGCAGTCTCCAATCTGGCTCGGAGTACCTTTGAAGATTAAAGAGAAAACAATAGGTGTGCTCGTTGTTCAGGATTATAAGGATCCTAAAACATATACACCTGCACATCAGCAGATACTGGATGTAATTTCTTATCCTATCTCACGAGCAATTGAAAGAAAAATTGTTGAGGAAGAACGGAAAGAGATGATTGTTAAGCTGAAAGAGATGAATACTTCAAAGGACAGATTGTTTTCATTGATTTCGCACGATCTTCGTTCACCGTTTAATTCTTTACTTGGATTCGCCGAAATTCTCCGCACTGACTTTGAGAATCTGACTCACAGGGATATCAAAGAATACATAAATGTAATTAATGATTCTTCAAATACTTTGTTTGAAATGACAAATAACCTGCTTCACTATTCCAGACTTCAACTGAACAAATATGACTACATACCGAAAAAAGTTTTACTGAATGAAGTGATAAACGAAGCAATTGAATCTTTAAGATACAGAATCCAAAAGAAGAATATTTCGATCAGAGTAGAGCTAAAGCAAAACTACTTGCTAGTGGCTGATGAAGAAATGCTGATAACAACATTCAGAAATGTTATCTCAAACGCATTAAAGTTTTCGCAAAGACAAAGTTCAATTAAAATTTTTGCAGAAGAAGCTCACGATAACAGCACAGACTCACTTTCAGCACAAATTAGTATTTCTGATGAAGGAATAGGAATCTCTGAAGAAAATCAGATATTAATTAATTCCGGTGTGATGTTTTCAACTCAGGGAACTGAAAAGGAACCAGGTTCGGGATTAGGATTGCTTCTCACAAAAAAATATGTTGAGTTGAACAAAGGCAGATTAGAAATATTGAGCTCCGAAGGACAGGGGACTACTGTTGTAATAACTTTCCCAAGCATAAAACCGTAA
- the nuoK gene encoding NADH-quinone oxidoreductase subunit NuoK, whose amino-acid sequence MPIEYYLILSAFMFTVGIVGVLTRRNAIVVFMCIELMLNSANLTLITFSSYLGDVGGQLFVFFVMAVAAAEAAVGLAIIIAIYRNKLTVNIDQINILKW is encoded by the coding sequence ATACCGATAGAATATTATTTAATACTTAGCGCTTTTATGTTCACAGTCGGAATAGTTGGTGTGCTGACGCGCAGAAATGCAATCGTTGTGTTTATGTGCATTGAATTGATGCTCAACTCAGCTAATCTTACATTGATTACTTTTTCGTCGTATTTAGGTGATGTCGGCGGACAGCTTTTTGTATTCTTTGTGATGGCGGTTGCAGCTGCTGAAGCAGCAGTCGGGTTGGCTATCATCATCGCTATTTATAGAAATAAACTTACAGTTAATATTGATCAGATAAATATTCTCAAATGGTAA
- a CDS encoding C69 family dipeptidase, translated as MFRIFLPIALILFCLTAFSQNKQTNGEDKPDWEGGIPDGCTTVAVGKLASFDGSVMTSHTDDSHRTRSNLDIVPAMRHDSDELVTLYKRGIDDTQKMPAYSNIPTGQIPQIDYTYGYINTAYPCINDQQVAIGETTFGGREELKTDKGLIDCQRLCMLMLERAKTAREAIEIAGELLEMYGWIDDGEMLTIADPNEVWVFEVLGPGKDKIGAVWAAQRVPEDHIFVGANGSRIRQIDTENPDYFMYSKNVFDVAKEHGWWKPEDGPFEFCYAYADRNSLATRRREWRVFDLVAPSLKLDPNSENYPFSVKPEKLVTLEKMVEIFSDYYEGTEFNFVKDLTVTDDSGKTVISPLANPFMPYDMNKLFKINGGWGWRGERTIARWYTMYATIIQCRSWLPNEIGGLVWLAWDNVATSIYAPFYAGITRVHKTSSTDGRVTGFSRNSAWWAFNHLGTLAAQRWGDMRHDVRAVWDPWQAELFAKQKSFEDEVLQLWSADREKAKEKLTMYCIETQAAIVERAWELGEELWTKYDELF; from the coding sequence ATGTTCAGAATATTTCTACCGATTGCGCTAATATTATTTTGTCTAACTGCTTTCTCACAAAACAAACAAACAAATGGGGAAGATAAACCAGATTGGGAAGGCGGAATTCCCGATGGATGCACAACTGTTGCAGTTGGGAAGCTCGCATCTTTTGATGGTTCTGTAATGACATCACACACAGATGATAGTCACAGAACACGAAGCAATCTGGATATTGTTCCTGCAATGCGTCATGATAGTGATGAATTGGTCACTCTATACAAAAGAGGAATCGACGACACACAAAAAATGCCCGCTTATAGTAATATTCCAACAGGACAAATACCTCAGATCGATTACACATACGGATATATCAACACAGCATATCCCTGCATCAATGATCAGCAGGTTGCAATCGGTGAAACAACTTTCGGCGGAAGAGAAGAATTAAAAACCGATAAAGGATTAATTGACTGCCAGCGGTTGTGTATGCTTATGCTCGAGCGTGCAAAAACTGCACGTGAAGCAATCGAAATTGCCGGTGAACTTCTGGAAATGTACGGCTGGATTGATGATGGCGAAATGCTGACGATAGCAGATCCAAATGAAGTCTGGGTGTTCGAAGTACTTGGACCAGGCAAAGATAAAATCGGTGCTGTGTGGGCAGCGCAAAGAGTTCCGGAGGATCACATTTTCGTTGGTGCAAACGGAAGCCGTATCAGACAAATAGATACAGAAAATCCTGATTATTTTATGTATTCCAAAAATGTTTTCGATGTGGCAAAAGAACATGGCTGGTGGAAACCTGAAGACGGACCTTTTGAATTCTGCTACGCTTACGCTGATAGAAATTCACTCGCAACCAGAAGAAGAGAGTGGAGAGTTTTTGATCTTGTCGCGCCTTCACTAAAGCTGGATCCAAATTCTGAAAATTATCCTTTCTCAGTAAAACCGGAAAAGCTAGTCACACTTGAAAAGATGGTTGAAATCTTTTCAGATTACTATGAGGGAACTGAATTCAATTTTGTAAAAGATTTGACCGTAACCGATGACAGTGGAAAAACTGTTATCTCCCCTCTTGCAAATCCTTTTATGCCTTATGATATGAACAAACTTTTTAAAATTAATGGCGGCTGGGGCTGGAGAGGTGAAAGAACAATTGCAAGATGGTACACTATGTACGCAACGATAATCCAGTGCAGAAGCTGGCTTCCAAATGAAATTGGCGGGCTTGTCTGGCTAGCATGGGATAATGTTGCAACTTCAATCTATGCACCTTTCTATGCAGGAATAACCAGAGTTCATAAAACTTCTTCAACTGATGGAAGAGTTACAGGTTTTTCACGAAACTCTGCATGGTGGGCATTCAATCATCTTGGAACTCTCGCTGCTCAACGTTGGGGCGATATGCGTCATGATGTTCGTGCTGTCTGGGATCCATGGCAGGCGGAATTATTCGCAAAACAAAAATCTTTTGAGGATGAAGTACTTCAACTCTGGAGTGCAGACAGAGAAAAAGCAAAAGAAAAGTTAACAATGTATTGTATTGAAACTCAGGCTGCTATCGTTGAACGTGCGTGGGAACTTGGTGAGGAACTCTGGACTAAATATGACGAACTATTTTAA